The genomic interval CCTGCCCTGTGGCTTAGGGAACCGTCTCGTCCAAGCTTTGCAGAACAAATCCCACAAAGGCCGACCCTGCCACTAAAAACCTGCACCAGCTCCCAGCGCGGTGCTGCTGAGGAGGCGGCGGCAGGCCTGGGCAAGGGGACAATCCCGGGGGGGAGCTAGGGGTCAAACCTGGTGAGGCCTCAGCCCCACGCACCCACCACCCCTAGACCAAGCAGACAGACGGGCTGTAAGAGAAACCCGAGGGCTGCACGGCCGACTGGCACCGCTCTCCCGGGTGAGGAAgtgcggcggcgggcagggggctcaccggGGGTGCGCTGGCCGTCGCTGAGAGGGTGCCAAGGGTCGGGGTCGGTGGCCACCAGGAGGCACTGCGGGTCGCGCAGGTAACCGCAGGCCTGCGCCAGCTTGGCGAAGGTGAACTGGTCGTCGTAGCCCACCAGGACGGCGCGCaccggctcggcggcgccggaGCTCGGCTCGCCCTCGCCCGCCAGGCGCAGTCCGGCATCGCGCACCTCGCcgcgcagcccctcgccgccCAGCACGAAGATGCGGCCGGGCCCGCCGTCACCGTCGCCACCGCCGTTGCCGAGGAGGCGCTGGCGGAGGAAGAGCGCGGAGCAGAACGCGGAGCTGAAGACCTGCTCGGCGCGGACGCCGCGGAAGCCGAGGCGGCTGAAGCGCCGCTCCAGCTCGGCCACGGAGCGGCGGCTGTTGTTGCTGACGAAGAGCGTGGCCTTGCCGCTGCGCCGCAGCCGCTCCAGCAGCTCGGGGGCGCCCGGCACGGCCCGCTCGCCCGCCCACAACACGCCGTCGCAGTCGAAGAGCAGCCCCTGCGCCGGGCCCAGCACCTCGCGCAAGCCCGCGCCGCTCAACCGCCGGCAGCCCGCCATGCCGCCGCCaaccgcccccaacggccgccgccagccgccaaTCAGCGCGCCGCCaaccgcccccaacggccgccgcggcaatcagcgcgccgccgcccctcggcccgcccgcccgcacagCACCGCCCGCCGAGCACGGGAACCAATGGGAGGCGGAGGTCgcgcaaagtgacagcggcaccgGCCCGTCACCTcgaggggaaggggcgggggtgAGTGACGCGAAGAGCAACGAGACACGCGCGGCGGGAAGTGGGTTCCGAGAGTGGCAGCCGGATTCCCCTATTAGCTGCTCAGAAAGACGGTGAGGAGGCGGGGCAAAGCCTGACTGCGCTTGCGCAATGGCTGAATTCCCCCCTCCCTCCGGTATCCCCATGGCAACGCGCAGGAGTATGGTGCCCCATGGTGGCCGTGGAGGCCTGTGGCGGGCAGGCCGCGGGGGAGCAGGGTCCTGGACATCCCGTTAGCCCCACAGCTCTTGTCCCTCTCGGCGCCAGGGAGCAGAGGTGCCTCCCGCCCATGCCCTGCCGGGGCCGCATGCCACAGAAGCCATATTTACGTCTGTGTCCCTATAGGAAGCActccctgtccccctcctctTGGCTGGCCTCTGATGCTACAGGCTGCAAAGTGTGCTGTGCTCAGTTAACACCAATGTGTAATTTTGACACCGACTGTTCAAATAATTTA from Struthio camelus isolate bStrCam1 chromosome 1, bStrCam1.hap1, whole genome shotgun sequence carries:
- the PDXP gene encoding chronophin produces the protein MAGCRRLSGAGLREVLGPAQGLLFDCDGVLWAGERAVPGAPELLERLRRSGKATLFVSNNSRRSVAELERRFSRLGFRGVRAEQVFSSAFCSALFLRQRLLGNGGGDGDGGPGRIFVLGGEGLRGEVRDAGLRLAGEGEPSSGAAEPVRAVLVGYDDQFTFAKLAQACGYLRDPQCLLVATDPDPWHPLSDGQRTPGTGSLTAAVETASGRKALVVGKPNTYMFDCIVERFGVDPSRTLMVGDRLETDILFGKNCGLSTILTLTGVSRLEEAQAYMASDSAAAKDLVPNYYVDSIADLIPGLDD